One part of the Papaver somniferum cultivar HN1 unplaced genomic scaffold, ASM357369v1 unplaced-scaffold_45, whole genome shotgun sequence genome encodes these proteins:
- the LOC113342601 gene encoding ribosome maturation protein SBDS-like, protein MSFRARGCVINDPVGQKRLTNVAVVRLKKHGMRFEIACFKNKVLSWRSGIEKDIDEVLQSVTVYSNVSKGVLGKSKDMIAAFQTDDLSKICIEIMQKGELQVAGKERDSQLSSQFRDIATIVMQKTINPETKRPYSISMIEQLMHGIHFGVDPHSTSKKQALEVIRELQKRYPIKRAPMRLRLIIPEESSSSLMEKLNAWNADIASKDESGNQISLVCEMEPSFFRECDALVKSLHGRSEMLAVSVHFEKDTNIDHYDDHKDVIEPSHHPITSSNAADLDEIKLSGGLQKQSISTRNNGADKRSAGVEAVEVKQSKCSTCNVFVGDAKQYREHLKSEWHKHNLRRKTRQLPPLTADECLEDMDMRDAKSDLKEYTF, encoded by the exons ATGTCTTTCCGAGCAAGGGGGTGTGTGATTAACGATCCAGTAGGTCAAAAGAGATTGACCAACGTTGCGGTTGTTCGTCTAAAGAAGCATGGAATGCGGTTCGAGATTGCTTGTTTCAAGAACAAAGTCCTGTCCTGGCGTTCTGGAAT AGAGAAAGATATAGATGAAGTATTGCAGTCGGTTACTGTTTACTCAAATGTTTCTAAAGGAGTACTTGGCAAGTCCAAAGATATGATTGCTGCCTTTCAAACGGACGACTTATCAAAGATTTGCATTGAG aTTATGCAGAAGGGAGAGCTTCAAGTTGCTGGGAAGGAAAGAGACTCTCAGTTATCAAGTCAATTTCGGGATATTGCAACCATAGTCATGCAGAAAACGATCAATCCAGAAACTAAACGTCCATATTCTATTAGTATGATTGAGCAGCTTATGCATGGAATTCACTTTGGTGTTGATCCTCATAGCACCTCAAAGAAACAG GCCTTAGAAGTTATACGTGAGCTTCAGAAGCGGTATCCCATCAAAAGGGCCCCAATGAGATTACGGCTCATCATACCTGAAGAAAGTTCATCTTCTCTTATGGAAAAGCTCAATGCATGGAATGCAGATATAGCATCGAAAGATGAATCTGGAAATCAGATATCTTTG GTCTGTGAGATGGAGCCTAGTTTTTTCCGAGAATGTGATGCTTTGGTTAAGAGTCTCCATGGAAGGTCAGAAATGCTTGCCGTATCAGTCCACTTTGAGAAGGATACCAATATTGACCATTACGATGATCACAAGGACGTCATTGAACCAAGTCATCATCCTATAACATCATCGAACGCTGCGGATTTAGATGAGATCAAGTTAAGTGGGGGACTACAGAAACAGTCGATTTCCACAAGAAATAATGGGGCTGATAAGAGAAGTGCTGGAGTCGAAGCAGTAGAGGTGAAACAAAGCAAATGTAGTACCTGCAATGTGTTCGTGGGGGATGCTAAGCAATACCGTGAACACTTAAAGAGTGAATGGCATAAGCAtaatctgaggcgaaagacaaggCAACTCCCCCCTCTCACTGCTGACGAATGCTTGGAAGATATGGACATGCGTGATGCGAAGTCAGATTTGAAAGAGTACACATTTTAA